The Phragmites australis chromosome 1, lpPhrAust1.1, whole genome shotgun sequence genomic interval GGTGGATGAAAGGGGGATTACCTTGCCAATCTTTATTCTCCAAAAAGAAGGGTTCAATCCCTTCGGATTTGATGGATTTTAGGAaggagatgagagagaggagagagggacgTTCACTGCACAGAAGAGAGTTGAGCCGGTGGGGAAAATGAGGGGAGAGGGCACAGGGAAAGAAGCGGGACCGGTTTTAAGTCCCAGATAACGGTGTCAAATATAGTGCCGTTGTGATACTAAAATACAGTGCCACAGGACATGGTGCCGCTATTGCCCACATCATCCCATCATTCTAGCGCACACATCTGACGTGGCACGTCTCGGTGCCCAGGTTCATGGCACATGTAATGTAACTACGGCGCCACTTTCTCCCGATGGTCTATTTGTAAAAACTGTTTTTGAAAAGGGCTAAAAGTAAAAATTCCACACCCTTGATTTGCATAAGTAATGATCCATCCATGACCCTACGCGTTGTGGTCGGGGAATATGTTCGATCTCCTCAATAAACCAACCACGCTTGCCACGGCTAATTCGCTCGCAGGCGCTTAATTCTCTTGCAAATATCTCAGTCTCTTTCATGGCTGGTCGTACTGCTAGCTGCCAGCATGCTCTGCTCAGAGCTCTCCACGCCAAGCTGCTCGCCTATGCGCCGCTGCCGCGGAAAACTTTCCCTTTCCttcgcgcctcctcctcctccacggccTTCGTCGCCGTCCTCGCCGCACTCCTCTGCGGCGCCGCTGCGTTCCCTGGAGCCCCGGCCTTCTTCCTGCCGCTCGtggcctccacctccgcctgcTGCGCTGCGGCGCACCTGTTCGCCGCCTCCGACGCGGACCGTGACGCGGCGAAGGAGGTCGTGCTCGTCCGCGGCGAGGGGAAGGCGGAGGCCGGGCTGCTGGCGGTGTACGACGACGCCAACGCGAGCGCGTACGGCCAGGGCGAAAGGCACGGCGTCCAGGTGGGCTGCTTCCTGCGCAAGTCGGCGAAGCGCGGCGTCGACGAGGACGGCGAGGAGGTCGTCTTCGCCGGTAGGCTGCTGACgtctgccaccgccgccggcctgCAGCGCGGCGAGctcgaggaggagctcgtggcGCTGCAGGTGGACAGGCTGTCCGAAGGCATGTGGAACAGCTACTTCGGCGGGTGGT includes:
- the LOC133908912 gene encoding uncharacterized protein LOC133908912, coding for MAGRTASCQHALLRALHAKLLAYAPLPRKTFPFLRASSSSTAFVAVLAALLCGAAAFPGAPAFFLPLVASTSACCAAAHLFAASDADRDAAKEVVLVRGEGKAEAGLLAVYDDANASAYGQGERHGVQVGCFLRKSAKRGVDEDGEEVVFAGRLLTSATAAGLQRGELEEELVALQVDRLSEGMWNSYFGGWSTWNYVEE